Part of the Janibacter endophyticus genome is shown below.
TTCGTCCGGGTGAGCTCGCCCATCCGCCCGCTCATGCGCGGGAGCTCGCCGTCGGCCTTCATCTCGTGGAGCAGGTGCTGGGTGCCCCAGGTGCCGGCGGCGAGGACGACGTGCCGGGCGGTGATCACACGCGCGCTGCGGTCGCCCCGGTCGTCGGTCGCCTCGTGGCGGACGCGGTAGACGGGCGCGTCCTCGGTGCCCGGGACGATGCCGAGCCGGGTCGCCGTGCGCATCGGACGCACCTCGGCACCGAGCCGCTCGGCCAGACCGAGGTAGTTCTTCACGAGCGTGTTCTTGGCACCCACGCGGCAGCCGACCATGCAGTTGCCGCACTCGGTGCAGGTCGTGCGCTCCGGCCCGGCTCCCCCGAAGTACGGGTCGGGCACGGTGCGGCCCTGCTCCTGCGGCGCGTTGCCCTCGCCGAAGAGGATGCCCACCGGCGTCTTGCGGAAGGTGTCGGCGACGCCCATGTCCGCGGCGGTGTCGCGCATCGCCTGCTCGACCGGGCCCTCGCACGGGTTGGTCACGACGCCGAGCATCGACTGGCCCATGGCGTAGTGCGGCCCCAGCTCGTCCTGCCAGTCGGTGATGTGACCCCACTGCCGGTCCCGGAAGAAGTGCTCCGGCGGGACGTAGAGGGTGCACGCGTAGTTGAGCGATCCGCCACCGACGCCGGCGCCGGCGAGGATCATCGCGTCCTTGAGCAGGTGGATCCGCTGCACGCCGTAGCAGCCGAGCTTGGGAGCCCACAAGAAGTTCTTGAGGTCCCAGCTCGTCTGCGCGAAGTCCTCGTCACGGAAACGACGCCCGGCCTCGAGCACGACGACGGAGTAGCCCTTCTCCGCGAGCCGCAGGGCCGCGACGGACCCGCCGAAGCCGGACCCGACGACGACGACGTCGGTGTCGACGGTCGCGTCGGTCCGCCCCTGCGTGGTCATGAGAGGCCCGCGGCCTTCATGAGCCGCACCCCGAGGGTCATGACCTTCGCGTAGCGCTCGTCGGACAGGCCCATCGACGGCGCGATCGGCATGAGGTGCTGGACGGTGACGTTCTGGCTCTCGGTGTACTTGAGGATGCCCTCGGCGCCGTGGCGTCTGCCCACCCCGGAGTCCTTCATGCCCCCCATCGGGGCACCCATGGACCCCCAGGCGGCGGCGTAGGCCTCGTTGACGTTGACCGTGCCCGTCTTGATCCGGGCCGCGATCCGGCGTCCGCGGGCGGTGTCCTTGGTCCAGACCGAGGAGTTGAGGCCGTACTCGGTGTCGTTGGCGAGCGCGACAGCCGCGTCGTCGCCGGCGACCCGGTAGATGGAGACGACCGGGCCGAAGGTCTCCTCGTCGCGACAGAGCATCGCCGAGGTGACCCCGGTGAGGACGGTCGGCTCGTAGACGAAGGGGCCGAGGTCGGGTCGTGCGTTGCCGCCGGTCAGCAGGGTGGCGCCCTTGGCGACGGCGTCCGCGACGTGCCGGGTCACGGTGTCGAGCTGGTCCTGGGAGACGAGGCTGCCCATGTCGTACCCGTACTCGAGGGCGGTCCCGAGGCGCAGGGCCTTGACCCGCTCGACGAAGGCGGGGACGAAGCGGTCGTAGATGCCCTCGTGGACGAGGAGCCGCTCGGTCGAGATGCACAGCTGGCCGGCGGAGGCGAAGCACGAGCGGACGGCGCCGTCGACGGCGCGGCCGAGGTCTGCGTCGTCGGCGACGTAGACGGAGTTCTTGCCCCCGAGCTCGAGGCTGTAGCCGACGAGCCGCTTCGAGGCGGACTCGGCGACGCTGCGGCCGGTGGGGGTCGAGCCGGTGAAGCAGACGTAGTCGCCGCCGTCGACGACCGCCTGACCGGTGCTGCGGCCGGGGCCGAGCACGACCTGGAAGACGCCCTCGGGCAGGCCGGCCTCGTGGAGCAGCTCGATCCCGGCGAGGGCGCTCAGCGAGCCCTGCTGGTCGGGGCGCAGGACGACGGCGTTGCCGGCGAGGAGCGCGGGGATGGCGTCGGTGATCGCCAGGCTCAGCGGGTAGTTCCACGGCGAGACGATGCCGACGACGCCCTTGGGGTGACGCAGCATCCGGGCCTGGGAGAGCACCGGCACGGCGCCGAGGTGCTTGGTGGTGCGCAGGTAGCCCTCCGCCTTGGCCGCGTAGTGACGCGAGGCGATGGCGCAGTCGAGGACCTCCTCGAAGGCGTGCAGCCGGGCCTTGCCGGCCTCGATCTGGACGAGGTCGAGCAGCTCGACCTGGTGCTCGAGGACGAGGTCGTGGAAGCGGCGGAAGATCCGGCGCCGCTGCTCGTGCGAGGTCGCTGCCCACCGGGGCTGGGCCGCGCGGGCCGAGGCGAAGGCGCGCTGCACGTCGGCCTCGGTCGAGACCGGCAGGGACGCGATGGGGGCACCGGTCATCGGCGACGTGCGGGTGAACGTCTCCGCCCTGGGCGAGGCCACGACGCGGGCGGCGAGCTGGCGGGCCCGCTTCGGGTCGACGACATAGGTCGCGGTCGGGTCGAGCTCAGGATCGGCGATGATCTCGGACGTCATTACCCCACGGTAAGCCTGCGGCTCCTACGGCACCAGGGTATGCCCTTCGCTGAGACGTACGTCCCTTTGCGTCCGGCACGTCGCCCCGCTGGGGGCAACCTGCCGACGTCCCGCGCGAAGGCCGCTCAGCTGGGCCGGTGGGGGGAGACGACGACGTCGATGCGCTGGAGCTCCTTGACGTCGGTGTAGCCCGTCGTCGCCATGGCCCGGCGCAGCGCGCCCATGAGGTTGGTCGTGCCGTCGGGCTGGCGGCTGGGGCCGAAGAGGACCTCCTCGAGGCTGGCGACGGAGCCGACCTCGACGCGAGCACCGCGCGGCAGCTCGCCGTGGTGGGCCTCGGCACCCCAGTGGTAGCCCCGGCCGGGGGCGTCGGTCGCCCGCGCGAGCGCCGCACCGAGCATGACCGCGTCCGCGCCGACGGCGACCGCCTTGACGATGTCGCCGCTCGTGCCGAGCCCGCCGTCGGCGATGACGTGCACGTAGCGCCCGCCGGACTCGTCGAGGTAGTCACGCCGGGCGGCGGCGACGTCGGCGATGGCGCTGGCCATGGGCGCGTGGATGCCGAGCGTCTGCCGGGTCGTGTGCGCGGCCCCGCCGCCGAAGCCGACGAGCACGCCCGCCGCGCCCGTGCGCATGAGGTGCAGCGCCGCGGTGTAGCTCGCCGCGCCGCCGACGATGACGGGGACGTCGAGCTCGTAGATGAAGCGCTTGAGGTTGAGCGGCTCCGCCCGGCTGCTCACGTGCTCGGCCGAGACGGTCGTACCGCGGATGACGAAGAGGTCCACGCCGGCGTCGACGACGGTCTTCCAGTGCTGCTGGGTGCGCTGCGGGCTGAGCGCGCCGGCGACGGTGACCCCGGCGGCGCGGATCTCGCGGAGCCGCTCGGTGATGAGCTCGGGGACGATCTCGGCGGAGTAGATCTCCTGCATCCGGGTCGTCGCGACGGCCGGGTCGAGGGTCGCGATCTCCGCGAGGACCGGCTCGGGGTCCTC
Proteins encoded:
- a CDS encoding GuaB3 family IMP dehydrogenase-related protein, whose product is MNEIEIGRGKRGRRAYSFDDIAVTPSRRTRDPEEVSLDWQIDAYHFDMPVIAAPMDSVMSPRTAIAFGQHGGLPVLDLEGVWTRYEDPEPVLAEIATLDPAVATTRMQEIYSAEIVPELITERLREIRAAGVTVAGALSPQRTQQHWKTVVDAGVDLFVIRGTTVSAEHVSSRAEPLNLKRFIYELDVPVIVGGAASYTAALHLMRTGAAGVLVGFGGGAAHTTRQTLGIHAPMASAIADVAAARRDYLDESGGRYVHVIADGGLGTSGDIVKAVAVGADAVMLGAALARATDAPGRGYHWGAEAHHGELPRGARVEVGSVASLEEVLFGPSRQPDGTTNLMGALRRAMATTGYTDVKELQRIDVVVSPHRPS
- a CDS encoding succinic semialdehyde dehydrogenase — translated: MTSEIIADPELDPTATYVVDPKRARQLAARVVASPRAETFTRTSPMTGAPIASLPVSTEADVQRAFASARAAQPRWAATSHEQRRRIFRRFHDLVLEHQVELLDLVQIEAGKARLHAFEEVLDCAIASRHYAAKAEGYLRTTKHLGAVPVLSQARMLRHPKGVVGIVSPWNYPLSLAITDAIPALLAGNAVVLRPDQQGSLSALAGIELLHEAGLPEGVFQVVLGPGRSTGQAVVDGGDYVCFTGSTPTGRSVAESASKRLVGYSLELGGKNSVYVADDADLGRAVDGAVRSCFASAGQLCISTERLLVHEGIYDRFVPAFVERVKALRLGTALEYGYDMGSLVSQDQLDTVTRHVADAVAKGATLLTGGNARPDLGPFVYEPTVLTGVTSAMLCRDEETFGPVVSIYRVAGDDAAVALANDTEYGLNSSVWTKDTARGRRIAARIKTGTVNVNEAYAAAWGSMGAPMGGMKDSGVGRRHGAEGILKYTESQNVTVQHLMPIAPSMGLSDERYAKVMTLGVRLMKAAGLS
- a CDS encoding FAD-binding protein, encoding MTTQGRTDATVDTDVVVVGSGFGGSVAALRLAEKGYSVVVLEAGRRFRDEDFAQTSWDLKNFLWAPKLGCYGVQRIHLLKDAMILAGAGVGGGSLNYACTLYVPPEHFFRDRQWGHITDWQDELGPHYAMGQSMLGVVTNPCEGPVEQAMRDTAADMGVADTFRKTPVGILFGEGNAPQEQGRTVPDPYFGGAGPERTTCTECGNCMVGCRVGAKNTLVKNYLGLAERLGAEVRPMRTATRLGIVPGTEDAPVYRVRHEATDDRGDRSARVITARHVVLAAGTWGTQHLLHEMKADGELPRMSGRMGELTRTNSEALVGALAASPPSGEADLTKGVAITSSFYPDASTHIENVRYGKGSDAMGMLTTLLAPPRTGRAPRVLKLLADLPRHPRALKAWFPPGVHFADSTVIGLVMQSLDNSLTTSLTTVAGRRRLTSRQGHGEPNPTYIKVGHDGIRALAARLTERIGIPFYPGGTWGEAFDIPMTAHFLGGAPIGDSPEAGVIDPYQRLWGYPGISVVDGTAVSANLGVNPSLTITAQAERAFSLWPNKGEADQRPAQGEAYARLDPVPARTPAVRAFTHEASRQVDLGMPSVAPPPEEVDLVGPDESWRRATT